One window from the genome of Anolis sagrei isolate rAnoSag1 chromosome 4, rAnoSag1.mat, whole genome shotgun sequence encodes:
- the ARTN gene encoding artemin isoform X1, producing the protein MPRQEGRHPRAEGGASRPVSSEHGPRRGASNAPSQRRPFGPDGAHGRMEWRVEEPRYRSARSLSAYRSWPAQQVRYKEPGLWSTLTLLSLFAGTIMATPQTWHHNQTLGAISEGMGIASPAPMEEKDREALSLGAWSNWHGENVTIQGSSASELFRAERSPAGATKTRKGSRKTGSGSRSRNCRLHNLRLKVRDLGLGFESDEIVKFKYCSGSCHRDRTNYDLTLSNLLRHGHIKPGSHERPSSHPCCRPTKYEDFSFMDVRNAWKTVSQVSAAECGCVG; encoded by the exons ATGCCCAGGCAGGAGGGCCGGCACCCGAGGGCAGAGGGAGGCGCTTCCCGGCCCGTTTCCTCGGAGCATGGTCCCCGCAGAGGAGCCTCCAACGCGCCCAGCCAGAGGCGCCCCTTCGGCCCAGACGGCGCCCACG GTAGGATGGAGTGGAGAGTGGAGGAGCCAAGGTACAGATCAGCCAGATCTCTCTCTGCCTACAGGAGCTGGCCTGCTCAACAAGTACGATACAAG GAGCCTGGACTGTGGAGCACACTCACTCTGCTGTCACTGTTTGCTGGAACCATCATGGCAACTCCACAGACTTGGCATCATAACCAGACATTGGGAGCAATCTCTGAAGGCATGGGCATTGCCAGCCCTGCCCCCATGGAGGAAAAGGACAGGGAAGCCCTATCCCTGGGTGCATGGAGCAACTGGCATG GAGAAAACGTGACTATACAAGGGTCCAGTGCCTCAGAATTGTTCAGGGCAGAACGTTCCCCAGCGGGTGCAACCAAAACCAGGAAAGGATCCAGAAAAACTGGGAGTGGGAGCCGCAGCCGCAACTGCCGCCTGCACAACCTGAGGTTGAAGGTCCGGGATCTGGGACTCGGCTTTGAGTCAGACGAGATTGTGAAGTTCAAGTACTGCAGTGGGTCCTGCCATCGAGACCGCACAAACTATGACCTCACGTTGAGTAACCTGCTGCGGCACGGTCACATCAAGCCTGGGTCTCATGAACGCCCCTCCTCCCATCCATGCTGTCGACCCACCAAGTATGAGGACTTCTCCTTCATGGATGTACGCAATGCCTGGAAGACAGTGAGCCAAGTCTCAGCTGCAGAATGTGGTTGTGTGGGCTGA
- the ARTN gene encoding artemin isoform X2 yields MEWRVEEPRYRSARSLSAYRSWPAQQVRYKEPGLWSTLTLLSLFAGTIMATPQTWHHNQTLGAISEGMGIASPAPMEEKDREALSLGAWSNWHGENVTIQGSSASELFRAERSPAGATKTRKGSRKTGSGSRSRNCRLHNLRLKVRDLGLGFESDEIVKFKYCSGSCHRDRTNYDLTLSNLLRHGHIKPGSHERPSSHPCCRPTKYEDFSFMDVRNAWKTVSQVSAAECGCVG; encoded by the exons ATGGAGTGGAGAGTGGAGGAGCCAAGGTACAGATCAGCCAGATCTCTCTCTGCCTACAGGAGCTGGCCTGCTCAACAAGTACGATACAAG GAGCCTGGACTGTGGAGCACACTCACTCTGCTGTCACTGTTTGCTGGAACCATCATGGCAACTCCACAGACTTGGCATCATAACCAGACATTGGGAGCAATCTCTGAAGGCATGGGCATTGCCAGCCCTGCCCCCATGGAGGAAAAGGACAGGGAAGCCCTATCCCTGGGTGCATGGAGCAACTGGCATG GAGAAAACGTGACTATACAAGGGTCCAGTGCCTCAGAATTGTTCAGGGCAGAACGTTCCCCAGCGGGTGCAACCAAAACCAGGAAAGGATCCAGAAAAACTGGGAGTGGGAGCCGCAGCCGCAACTGCCGCCTGCACAACCTGAGGTTGAAGGTCCGGGATCTGGGACTCGGCTTTGAGTCAGACGAGATTGTGAAGTTCAAGTACTGCAGTGGGTCCTGCCATCGAGACCGCACAAACTATGACCTCACGTTGAGTAACCTGCTGCGGCACGGTCACATCAAGCCTGGGTCTCATGAACGCCCCTCCTCCCATCCATGCTGTCGACCCACCAAGTATGAGGACTTCTCCTTCATGGATGTACGCAATGCCTGGAAGACAGTGAGCCAAGTCTCAGCTGCAGAATGTGGTTGTGTGGGCTGA